One Candidatus Sulfurimonas baltica DNA segment encodes these proteins:
- a CDS encoding porin, with amino-acid sequence MKKIVLSTMAVLAIGSVSLSAAQFYVDDKGQLFTTPAEGRKAFEMTNESKSNVSKITIVDEKSPDFLYGKQTHINMKFVADDNSDMWLKAGVRIQGTFENVETDYNDVSKTDTSINDAYLRRVRFEVAAGFNKWTSFVMDVRNDKANYQQSGENEFNVGDAYVQIKKPFGSSLVNFKLFRAKIDVSRTETIKSARTIAYDRPAVADAAAQFISHNRRGTNAQVYGDLNKKVHYQLAFGDATEETSLLDAKGKKTSEITEQSFFYGGKILLSPFDGWEETSKTETYFGVGKHFSFGAAYWAVPSIKATGIKRLSDGSDENTRTVDLNNKLINLEMSAHYKNFMIQGEYFKFDDVVKTWGSDENNDDIETGKSSGWYVLSEYVMPELGYIAPFVRYESWDKFEDSAAGEDYKFTSKMAGVNWYLKGNSIKAGFMYQKDEYGASTGDKDVEKMKITTQFFF; translated from the coding sequence ATGAAAAAAATAGTTCTTTCAACAATGGCGGTTTTAGCAATTGGTTCAGTTAGCTTAAGTGCTGCACAATTTTATGTAGATGACAAAGGTCAACTGTTTACTACACCTGCTGAGGGTCGTAAAGCTTTTGAAATGACTAATGAGAGTAAATCAAATGTTAGCAAAATAACTATTGTAGATGAAAAATCTCCTGATTTTCTTTATGGTAAACAAACACATATCAATATGAAGTTTGTAGCAGATGATAATTCTGACATGTGGCTAAAAGCTGGTGTTCGTATTCAGGGTACTTTTGAAAATGTAGAGACTGATTATAATGATGTTTCAAAAACTGACACAAGTATAAATGATGCATACCTTCGTCGTGTTCGTTTTGAGGTTGCAGCTGGTTTTAACAAATGGACTTCTTTTGTAATGGACGTTAGAAACGATAAAGCAAATTACCAACAAAGTGGTGAGAATGAATTTAACGTTGGTGATGCATATGTTCAAATCAAAAAACCTTTCGGTTCGTCTTTGGTAAACTTTAAACTTTTCCGCGCAAAAATCGATGTTTCACGTACTGAAACTATAAAATCGGCTCGCACAATCGCTTATGACCGCCCTGCAGTTGCAGATGCTGCGGCACAATTTATCTCACACAATCGCCGTGGTACAAATGCACAGGTTTATGGAGATTTAAATAAAAAAGTTCACTACCAATTGGCTTTTGGTGATGCAACAGAAGAAACCTCTTTGTTAGATGCAAAAGGTAAAAAAACATCAGAGATAACTGAACAAAGCTTTTTCTACGGTGGTAAAATTCTATTATCTCCATTTGACGGCTGGGAAGAGACTTCAAAAACAGAAACATACTTTGGTGTAGGTAAACACTTCTCTTTTGGTGCTGCATACTGGGCTGTTCCTAGCATTAAGGCAACAGGTATAAAAAGACTTTCTGATGGTTCTGATGAGAACACTAGAACGGTTGACTTAAATAATAAACTTATCAACCTTGAGATGTCTGCTCACTATAAAAACTTTATGATTCAAGGCGAGTACTTCAAATTTGATGATGTTGTTAAAACTTGGGGTTCTGATGAAAATAATGATGATATTGAAACTGGAAAATCATCTGGTTGGTATGTACTTAGTGAGTATGTTATGCCAGAGTTGGGATATATAGCTCCATTTGTGAGATATGAGAGCTGGGATAAATTTGAAGATTCTGCTGCCGGTGAAGATTATAAATTTACATCAAAAATGGCCGGTGTTAACTGGTACTTAAAAGGTAACTCAATAAAAGCTGGTTTTATGTACCAAAAAGATGAGTACGGTGCAAGTACAGGAGACAAAGATGTTGAGAAAATGAAAATAACTACTCAATTCTTTTTCTAA
- the pstS gene encoding phosphate ABC transporter substrate-binding protein PstS yields the protein MFKKLALVALVAAASVSTSFASDKINGAGASFPAPLYYDWAFNYKKDTKNSVNYQSIGSGGGIKQITKRIVDFGASDKPLNSKKLSEAKLLQFPAVIGSIVIAFNIDGIADETLKLSNEVVADIFAGKITMWNDSAIAASNTALKLPNQKITVVHRSDGSGTTFNFTYYLSGSSKNWKDTYGTGKAIDWAVGIGGKGNEGVANLIKQTPYSIGYIENAYKESNKLSAAVLKTASGKWVVANEDNFKAAAKYASWTKEDNFYAMLALQPGDTSYPIVAATFILLATEKSEMNKKTIEFYDYAFKNGDESAKKLGYIPLPEDTKNMIREYWASNIK from the coding sequence ATGTTTAAAAAATTAGCTTTAGTTGCACTTGTTGCAGCTGCTTCCGTAAGTACGTCATTCGCTTCAGATAAAATCAATGGTGCAGGTGCATCTTTTCCAGCTCCTCTTTATTATGATTGGGCTTTCAACTATAAAAAAGATACAAAAAATAGTGTAAACTACCAGTCAATTGGCTCAGGTGGCGGAATCAAGCAAATTACAAAAAGAATTGTAGATTTTGGTGCGTCTGATAAACCGTTAAACTCTAAAAAACTCTCAGAGGCAAAACTTTTACAGTTTCCGGCAGTTATCGGTTCTATTGTTATAGCATTTAATATTGATGGTATTGCAGATGAGACATTAAAGTTAAGCAATGAAGTTGTTGCAGATATTTTTGCGGGGAAAATCACTATGTGGAATGATTCCGCAATCGCTGCTAGCAATACAGCTCTTAAGCTGCCAAACCAAAAAATTACTGTTGTTCACCGTTCGGACGGTTCAGGAACTACTTTTAACTTTACTTATTACCTAAGTGGAAGTTCTAAAAACTGGAAAGATACTTATGGAACTGGTAAAGCAATTGACTGGGCTGTTGGTATCGGCGGAAAAGGTAACGAGGGCGTTGCAAACTTAATTAAGCAAACTCCTTACTCTATCGGTTATATTGAAAATGCGTATAAAGAGAGCAATAAGCTATCAGCTGCCGTGCTTAAAACTGCGAGTGGTAAGTGGGTTGTAGCAAATGAAGATAACTTTAAAGCTGCTGCAAAATATGCAAGTTGGACAAAAGAGGATAACTTCTATGCGATGTTAGCTCTACAACCAGGCGATACTTCTTACCCTATTGTTGCAGCAACATTTATTTTACTAGCGACTGAGAAATCTGAGATGAATAAAAAAACAATAGAGTTTTATGACTATGCTTTTAAAAATGGTGACGAATCTGCTAAAAAGTTAGGTTATATTCCTCTTCCTGAAGATACAAAAAATATGATTAGGGAGTATTGGGCTTCTAATATCAAATAA
- the ppk2 gene encoding polyphosphate kinase 2 has product MKEKKIDKKEQERREKGEDRRKEDKDRRKSKDGKVRIWKKEETIAYEEELATLQVELLKFQNHVKDTGLKVLMVFEGRDAAGKGGTIKRITEHLNPRGARVVALEKPSDRERSQWYFQRYVQHLPSAGEIVLFDRSWYNRSMVEPVMGFCTEREHHKFLKDAPEFEDMIVDEDIKIFKFYFSVSKDEQAKRFKARETDPLKQYKLSPVDMESQKLWDEYSLAKFMMLSATHTEIAPWTIVKSDDKKKARINCIKHILNFVDYPDKIKAKNIAVDKEIIIYGRDEAIAMEKEFKFSLKK; this is encoded by the coding sequence ATGAAAGAGAAAAAAATAGATAAAAAAGAGCAAGAGAGAAGAGAAAAGGGCGAAGATAGAAGGAAAGAGGATAAAGATAGAAGAAAAAGCAAAGACGGAAAAGTTCGGATCTGGAAAAAAGAGGAGACGATAGCCTACGAAGAGGAGTTGGCTACTTTACAAGTTGAACTTTTGAAATTTCAAAATCACGTAAAAGACACAGGGCTTAAGGTTTTGATGGTTTTTGAGGGTCGTGATGCAGCGGGCAAAGGTGGCACTATAAAAAGAATCACTGAGCATCTAAACCCAAGGGGTGCGAGAGTGGTTGCACTTGAGAAGCCGAGTGATAGAGAGCGCTCTCAGTGGTACTTTCAAAGATATGTGCAACATCTGCCATCTGCCGGGGAGATAGTCCTTTTTGACAGAAGTTGGTATAACCGCTCGATGGTTGAGCCTGTTATGGGGTTTTGTACGGAGAGAGAACATCATAAATTTTTAAAAGATGCACCTGAATTTGAAGATATGATAGTTGATGAAGATATTAAAATATTTAAATTCTATTTCTCTGTATCCAAAGATGAACAGGCAAAAAGATTTAAAGCTAGAGAGACAGACCCTCTGAAGCAATATAAGCTTTCACCTGTTGATATGGAGTCTCAAAAATTATGGGATGAGTATTCTTTGGCTAAATTCATGATGCTGAGTGCTACCCATACAGAAATAGCACCATGGACGATTGTAAAAAGTGATGACAAGAAAAAAGCTAGAATTAACTGCATAAAACATATTCTGAACTTTGTCGATTATCCGGATAAAATAAAAGCAAAAAATATTGCAGTAGATAAAGAGATTATAATTTATGGTCGAGATGAAGCTATTGCAATGGAAAAAGAGTTTAAGTTTTCACTTAAAAAGTAA
- the pstC gene encoding phosphate ABC transporter permease subunit PstC — protein MSIIIDKLFANLSKFIAITILLLVAWIFTVLLQNSMASIQAFGFDFITESKWAPNLGKFGALPAIYGSVVSTFLAMILAVPLAIGVAIFLSELAPARLKSPVGVSIELLAAIPSVIYGMWGLFYFVPIVRDVFGGIGISMLTAGIVLSIMILPFMAAVTRDAMNTTPDILKESAYALGGTKWDVIKDIIIPYAKAGIIGSFILALGRAIGETMAVTFVMGNVHKISMDLTAPATSIPVTLANEFTEADTELYYSSLFELSLMLLVISFTIISIAKFYFLRRKRIA, from the coding sequence ATGAGTATTATCATTGATAAATTATTTGCAAATTTAAGTAAATTTATCGCAATTACAATATTACTGTTGGTTGCTTGGATTTTTACAGTTTTACTACAAAACTCTATGGCTTCAATCCAAGCATTTGGTTTTGACTTTATAACAGAGTCTAAATGGGCACCAAATTTAGGGAAGTTTGGTGCACTTCCTGCAATATACGGGTCTGTTGTTTCAACTTTTCTGGCAATGATTTTGGCAGTGCCATTGGCTATAGGCGTTGCAATATTCTTAAGCGAACTAGCACCTGCTCGTCTTAAATCACCGGTTGGTGTTTCGATAGAACTTTTAGCAGCTATCCCATCTGTTATCTACGGTATGTGGGGTCTGTTTTACTTTGTCCCTATTGTACGTGATGTCTTTGGCGGAATTGGTATCAGTATGCTTACAGCCGGAATTGTACTATCCATAATGATACTTCCATTTATGGCAGCAGTTACAAGAGATGCAATGAATACAACCCCTGATATTTTAAAAGAGTCAGCGTATGCACTTGGTGGAACAAAATGGGATGTTATAAAAGATATAATTATCCCTTACGCTAAAGCTGGAATAATCGGCTCGTTTATTTTGGCTCTTGGGCGTGCCATTGGTGAGACTATGGCTGTTACTTTTGTAATGGGTAATGTTCATAAAATATCTATGGATTTAACAGCACCTGCCACATCTATTCCAGTAACACTTGCAAACGAATTCACAGAAGCAGATACTGAACTTTACTACTCATCACTCTTTGAGCTTTCACTAATGCTACTAGTAATAAGTTTCACGATTATATCTATTGCGAAATTTTACTTTTTACGTAGAAAAAGGATTGCATAA
- the pstA gene encoding phosphate ABC transporter permease PstA — MTHTQKRILTNNIVMVLSTMSAVIGIGFLFWILGVLVLNGVDALSWSIFSHEGAPPGYEESGLKHALIGQLMIVSVATFIGVPLGILAGTYLSEYGQKSKLAETIRDISDIMMSAPSIVIGAFVYAVVVVPMGHFSGWAGSVALTIIMLPIILRTTDDMLQLVPSTLREAAFALGAPKYKVIIQVVYRGAKAGILTGVLLGVARVAGETAPLLFTSFNDNFLNTDMSEPMASLTVTMYNYATSPYEDWQKLGWAAAFILSMFILSLNIIGRLFLLKKKGK, encoded by the coding sequence ATGACTCATACTCAAAAAAGAATTCTTACAAATAACATTGTTATGGTTCTTTCCACTATGTCTGCAGTTATTGGGATAGGTTTTTTATTTTGGATTTTAGGTGTGTTAGTCTTAAATGGTGTTGATGCACTGAGCTGGAGTATCTTCTCTCATGAGGGAGCACCTCCAGGCTATGAAGAGAGTGGACTCAAACATGCACTTATTGGTCAACTTATGATTGTTAGTGTTGCAACATTTATTGGTGTTCCTCTTGGGATATTGGCTGGGACATACCTGAGTGAGTATGGCCAAAAATCAAAACTAGCAGAGACTATTCGTGACATATCTGACATTATGATGTCAGCACCTAGTATTGTAATAGGTGCTTTTGTTTATGCTGTAGTTGTAGTTCCCATGGGGCACTTTAGTGGTTGGGCCGGTTCAGTTGCGCTTACTATCATAATGCTTCCTATAATTTTAAGAACTACTGATGACATGTTGCAGCTTGTTCCATCCACACTCAGAGAAGCTGCTTTTGCTTTAGGCGCTCCAAAATACAAAGTAATTATTCAAGTTGTTTATCGCGGGGCAAAAGCTGGAATATTAACAGGTGTTTTACTTGGTGTTGCAAGGGTTGCAGGTGAGACAGCTCCTCTTTTGTTCACATCATTTAATGATAATTTTTTAAATACAGATATGAGTGAGCCAATGGCATCACTTACTGTTACTATGTATAACTATGCAACCAGCCCTTATGAAGATTGGCAAAAACTCGGGTGGGCTGCAGCATTTATTTTATCTATGTTCATTTTATCTCTAAATATAATTGGACGACTATTTTTATTAAAGAAAAAAGGGAAATAA
- the pstB gene encoding phosphate ABC transporter ATP-binding protein PstB, with protein MATIVDITKEKALEVNNFEFTYAGVDEPSIKTLSMPVAKNSITALIGPSGCGKTTLLRSFNRMHDLYPGNKYSGEILFKNKNILTKNEDLINLRIQIGMIFQKPTAFPMSIFDNVAYGMRLQGIKNKTELKDRVEKALKDAAIFKEVKDRLKHDANGLSGGQQQRLCIARAIAVEPEVLLFDEPTSALDPISTAGIEELIVELKQRVSIIIVTHNMQQAARVSDYTGFMYMGELIELGLTEELFVTPKEKLTEEYITGKFG; from the coding sequence ATGGCAACTATTGTTGATATAACTAAAGAAAAAGCGCTTGAGGTCAATAACTTTGAGTTTACTTATGCGGGAGTAGATGAGCCGAGTATAAAGACGCTCTCTATGCCCGTTGCAAAAAATAGCATTACCGCTCTTATTGGACCTTCAGGATGTGGTAAAACAACACTTCTTAGAAGTTTTAACCGAATGCACGATTTGTATCCAGGCAATAAATACAGTGGGGAAATTTTGTTTAAGAATAAAAATATTCTAACGAAAAATGAGGATTTGATTAACCTGAGAATTCAGATAGGGATGATTTTTCAAAAACCTACAGCTTTTCCTATGAGCATATTTGATAATGTTGCTTATGGAATGAGACTACAAGGTATAAAAAATAAAACGGAATTAAAAGACAGGGTTGAAAAAGCACTTAAAGATGCAGCAATTTTCAAAGAGGTCAAGGATAGACTAAAACACGACGCCAACGGACTCTCAGGAGGACAACAGCAAAGGCTTTGCATTGCTCGTGCTATTGCGGTTGAACCGGAAGTTTTACTCTTTGATGAACCTACCTCTGCCCTTGATCCTATCTCCACTGCCGGGATTGAAGAGTTAATAGTTGAGCTAAAACAGAGAGTTTCTATTATTATAGTTACGCACAACATGCAACAAGCTGCAAGAGTAAGTGACTATACAGGTTTTATGTATATGGGCGAGCTTATAGAGTTGGGTCTCACAGAAGAACTTTTCGTAACACCAAAAGAGAAACTTACAGAAGAGTACATAACCGGCAAATTCGGTTGA
- a CDS encoding phosphate signaling complex PhoU family protein codes for MSTKYNNKIDEIRGLIATLLESIVSASQISLNSFIPISQDGYKLALEKLNNIELQGDTIDNEIIKTFALFGPEAVELRSLVAYLKMTNEIVRIGEGTRKYARRMREHSQSDCNLEPLSATISQLHKSTIKALEYILECFKDLDTCNIEDYYRKIMVEESKNDDIFSILEKEIMTIIIEEKELSQEYVKVLGTLRKLERSCDRSVNIANLMMYAKKGGELSLYR; via the coding sequence ATGTCAACAAAATACAATAATAAAATAGATGAAATCAGAGGTCTAATAGCCACTCTTTTAGAGAGCATTGTCTCAGCAAGCCAAATATCATTAAATTCTTTTATCCCAATCAGTCAAGATGGCTATAAGTTAGCCCTAGAAAAGCTAAATAATATTGAACTGCAGGGTGATACAATTGATAACGAGATTATAAAAACTTTTGCCCTGTTTGGTCCAGAAGCTGTAGAGCTACGCTCATTAGTTGCTTATTTAAAAATGACAAACGAAATAGTTCGCATTGGAGAGGGCACAAGAAAATATGCACGCAGAATGAGAGAACACTCTCAAAGCGATTGTAATCTAGAGCCTCTAAGTGCAACAATCTCACAACTTCACAAAAGTACAATCAAAGCATTAGAGTATATTTTAGAGTGCTTTAAAGATCTTGATACATGTAATATTGAAGATTATTATAGAAAAATAATGGTTGAAGAGAGTAAAAATGATGATATTTTTTCAATATTGGAAAAAGAGATAATGACAATAATCATAGAAGAAAAAGAGCTATCCCAAGAATATGTGAAAGTTTTAGGAACACTTAGAAAATTAGAGCGCTCATGTGACAGAAGTGTTAATATTGCCAACTTAATGATGTATGCAAAAAAAGGTGGAGAACTTAGTCTTTATAGATAA
- the glnA gene encoding type I glutamate--ammonia ligase — protein sequence MGKFVNNTEEFFAFCEENDVQFVDFRFTDIKGAWHHVTYRMSAVSAGQLEGGLPFDGSSIDAWQPINKSDMLLKPDVGSAFLDPFTADPTIIVFCDVYDIYKHQAYERCPRSIAKAALVHAESLGIADAAYFGPENEFFMFDSVTFVDNINEAGYKVDSEEGGWNSNNPYPENYNTGHRPGTKGGYFPVAPTDSAVDIRAEMMQVLEQVGLEVILGHHEVAQAQHEIGIVFSDIIGAADNVQKYKYVVKMVAHLNGKTATFMPKPMFGDNGNGMHVHQSLWKDGKNLFYKEGNYANISEMGLNYVGGIFKHARSVAAFTNPTTNSYKRLLPGFEAPSVLTYSSQNRSASCRIPYGAGEMATRVEMRFPDSTACPYLAFAVMMMAGLDGIQNKEIPIGPMDEDLYELSLDEIREKGIPQMPHTLRGSLEALVRDNEFLKPVFTDEFLDAYRHYRFERDVWPDEGRPTAYEFKTTYQC from the coding sequence ATGGGAAAATTTGTTAATAATACAGAAGAGTTTTTTGCTTTTTGTGAAGAGAATGATGTTCAGTTCGTAGATTTTAGATTTACAGACATTAAAGGTGCATGGCACCATGTTACATATAGAATGAGTGCTGTAAGTGCTGGACAACTTGAAGGTGGGTTACCATTTGATGGCTCATCGATTGATGCATGGCAACCAATCAATAAATCAGATATGCTTCTAAAGCCTGATGTTGGTTCTGCATTTTTAGACCCATTTACTGCTGATCCAACTATAATTGTTTTTTGTGATGTTTATGATATTTACAAGCACCAAGCTTATGAGAGATGTCCTCGTTCAATCGCTAAAGCGGCACTTGTACATGCTGAGTCTTTAGGTATTGCTGATGCTGCTTACTTTGGTCCTGAAAATGAGTTTTTTATGTTTGACAGTGTGACTTTTGTTGATAATATCAATGAAGCTGGTTATAAAGTAGATAGTGAAGAGGGTGGATGGAATTCAAACAATCCATACCCAGAAAATTACAATACAGGTCACAGACCAGGGACTAAGGGTGGTTACTTCCCAGTAGCTCCTACTGATAGTGCTGTTGACATTCGTGCTGAAATGATGCAAGTTTTAGAGCAAGTTGGTCTTGAAGTTATTTTAGGTCACCACGAAGTTGCTCAAGCTCAACATGAGATAGGTATTGTTTTCTCTGACATCATCGGTGCTGCTGATAATGTTCAAAAGTACAAATACGTTGTAAAAATGGTAGCTCACCTTAATGGCAAAACTGCTACGTTTATGCCTAAACCAATGTTTGGCGATAACGGTAACGGTATGCACGTTCATCAATCATTATGGAAAGATGGTAAAAACCTTTTCTATAAAGAGGGAAATTATGCAAATATTTCTGAAATGGGTCTTAACTATGTTGGTGGTATCTTTAAACATGCTCGTTCAGTTGCAGCGTTTACTAACCCAACTACAAACTCATACAAAAGACTATTACCTGGCTTTGAAGCACCAAGCGTATTGACTTACTCTTCTCAAAACCGTTCTGCATCTTGTCGTATCCCTTATGGCGCTGGAGAAATGGCAACTCGTGTAGAGATGAGATTCCCAGATTCAACTGCTTGTCCTTATTTGGCTTTCGCTGTTATGATGATGGCTGGACTTGATGGTATCCAAAACAAAGAGATTCCAATCGGTCCAATGGATGAAGATTTATATGAGCTTTCTCTTGATGAGATTCGTGAAAAAGGGATTCCTCAAATGCCTCACACACTTCGTGGTTCATTAGAGGCTCTTGTTCGTGACAATGAATTCTTAAAACCTGTGTTTACAGATGAGTTCTTAGATGCTTACAGACACTACAGATTTGAGAGAGATGTATGGCCTGATGAAGGTCGTCCAACTGCTTACGAGTTTAAAACAACTTACCAGTGTTAA
- a CDS encoding sensor histidine kinase, translating into MKSNPFIKPSVEIKRRKNPQGEYSHLKTAELLDAVRESANSTYRADLDILLDIFLKRYDERQQELDNLNSDLEARIKTEVNIGKANQKRFEQQAKMAAMGEMMDAVAHQWKQPLNALSMMSDMLRDDFERGLVDKAYIEEMTNDTQIQIEHMVTTLKEFRNFFRPREEKESFGIKRCVQSVMLLVNDEFLINNINIHVDNNKEIIIHGIENEFKHLVLNIINNAKDAFNERNIKQRDIFISFYKEDNFIHVDIQDSAGGIPTNVINDIFKPEVTTKKSGKGTGIGLYMSTQIAEKLAGSLSVKNLEKGACFTLKIPL; encoded by the coding sequence ATGAAATCAAACCCTTTTATAAAACCATCAGTTGAAATAAAACGTCGTAAGAATCCGCAAGGTGAATACTCACACCTAAAAACTGCTGAGCTGCTTGACGCAGTTAGAGAGAGTGCTAACTCTACTTATCGTGCAGACTTAGATATACTCCTAGATATTTTTTTAAAACGATATGATGAACGTCAGCAAGAGTTAGATAATTTAAATAGTGATTTGGAAGCTCGCATTAAAACAGAAGTTAACATCGGTAAGGCAAACCAAAAACGCTTTGAACAACAAGCAAAAATGGCAGCTATGGGTGAGATGATGGATGCTGTAGCTCATCAATGGAAACAACCACTAAATGCACTCTCTATGATGTCTGATATGCTGAGAGATGACTTTGAAAGAGGACTTGTTGATAAAGCTTATATTGAAGAGATGACAAATGATACACAGATTCAAATAGAACATATGGTTACAACTCTTAAGGAGTTTAGAAACTTTTTTAGACCAAGAGAGGAAAAAGAGAGCTTTGGAATAAAGCGATGTGTGCAATCTGTAATGCTTCTTGTTAATGATGAATTTTTAATAAACAATATAAATATACATGTAGATAACAATAAAGAGATAATTATACATGGAATTGAAAATGAGTTTAAGCACTTAGTTTTAAATATAATTAACAACGCAAAAGATGCTTTTAATGAGCGGAATATTAAACAAAGAGATATATTTATATCTTTTTATAAAGAAGATAATTTTATACATGTAGATATTCAAGACAGTGCAGGAGGAATTCCTACAAATGTAATAAATGATATATTTAAACCAGAGGTAACTACCAAAAAGAGTGGTAAGGGCACAGGAATAGGTCTTTATATGAGTACACAAATTGCGGAAAAACTTGCTGGTTCACTATCGGTAAAAAACCTAGAAAAAGGTGCTTGTTTTACACTCAAAATTCCTTTGTAA
- the leuA gene encoding 2-isopropylmalate synthase: MNQIQAGKYRPYPQVDLPNRKWPTKTITKAPVWCSVDLRDGNQALKNPMNMTKKLELFALLLKLGFKEIEVGFPSASAVEFDFLRKLVDDKLIPDDVKIQVLVQAREHLIAKTFESLKGVKKATVHLYNSTSVAQRKIVFDKSKEEIIALALEGVDLVKKYEKNHDGQIFLEYSPESFTGTELEFAAEISNAVTARWGISDTRKVIINLPATVEMATPNVYADQIEWMANHLDNRENVIISTHTHNDRGTSIAATELALLAGADRVEGTLLSNGERTGNVDMITLALNMLTQGVDPQLNFSDINEVLDVVERCTEMVTHARHPYVGELVYTAFSGSHQDAINKGFAHRKTADDNFWEVPYLPIDPEDVGRTYESIIRINSQSGKGGVAYILENDFGYQLPKAMHPEIGKLVQAVSDEKGEELSSDEILSIFKENYFEIKEHISLVDFTLTSTKGKSTCTLTYTYCGEEITVNGEGNGPVDACKDALMKNYKNSFTIHSYSEHSCGDKSSAKAIAYIEIQTDTTLSCFGVGVDNDITVASVMALFCAINRAYN, encoded by the coding sequence ATGAATCAAATTCAAGCGGGCAAATACCGCCCATATCCGCAAGTAGATTTGCCAAATAGAAAATGGCCGACTAAAACTATAACAAAAGCTCCCGTATGGTGCAGTGTAGACTTACGTGATGGTAATCAAGCACTAAAAAACCCTATGAACATGACTAAAAAACTTGAACTTTTTGCACTCTTACTTAAACTCGGTTTCAAAGAAATAGAGGTTGGTTTTCCATCTGCTTCTGCTGTAGAATTTGACTTTTTGAGAAAATTAGTTGATGATAAGCTAATTCCTGATGATGTTAAAATTCAGGTTTTAGTTCAAGCTAGAGAGCATTTAATTGCTAAAACTTTTGAGTCCTTAAAAGGTGTTAAAAAAGCAACTGTTCATCTTTATAATTCAACTTCTGTAGCGCAGAGAAAAATAGTTTTTGATAAAAGTAAAGAAGAAATTATTGCTCTAGCGCTAGAGGGTGTTGACTTGGTTAAGAAGTATGAGAAAAACCATGATGGGCAAATATTTTTAGAGTATTCACCTGAGAGTTTTACAGGTACTGAACTTGAATTTGCTGCAGAGATTTCAAATGCTGTTACTGCTCGCTGGGGAATAAGTGATACAAGAAAAGTTATCATCAACTTACCTGCTACAGTTGAGATGGCGACTCCAAATGTATATGCTGACCAAATTGAGTGGATGGCAAATCATTTAGATAATCGTGAAAATGTAATTATCTCAACTCATACTCATAACGATAGAGGAACTTCTATAGCTGCCACAGAACTAGCACTTTTAGCTGGTGCTGATAGAGTTGAAGGAACACTTTTAAGTAATGGCGAGAGAACAGGTAATGTCGACATGATAACACTTGCTCTTAATATGTTAACTCAAGGTGTTGATCCGCAGCTAAATTTCTCAGATATCAATGAAGTATTAGATGTCGTAGAGAGATGCACAGAGATGGTTACACATGCTCGCCATCCTTATGTGGGAGAACTAGTTTATACTGCTTTTTCAGGCTCTCATCAAGATGCGATAAATAAAGGTTTCGCTCACAGAAAAACAGCTGATGATAACTTTTGGGAAGTGCCATACCTTCCAATTGACCCAGAGGACGTGGGAAGAACATATGAGTCAATTATCCGTATAAACTCACAATCTGGAAAAGGCGGTGTTGCTTATATCCTAGAAAATGACTTTGGCTATCAGCTTCCAAAAGCTATGCATCCAGAAATCGGAAAACTAGTTCAGGCTGTAAGTGATGAAAAAGGTGAAGAGCTTAGTTCAGATGAAATTTTGTCAATTTTCAAAGAGAACTACTTTGAGATTAAAGAGCATATATCTTTGGTAGATTTTACTTTGACATCCACAAAAGGAAAATCTACATGTACTCTTACTTACACTTATTGTGGTGAAGAGATTACAGTAAACGGCGAAGGGAACGGACCTGTTGATGCGTGTAAAGACGCCCTTATGAAGAACTATAAAAACAGTTTTACAATTCACTCATATTCTGAGCACTCTTGCGGGGATAAAAGCTCTGCAAAAGCAATTGCATATATAGAGATACAAACAGACACAACTCTCTCTTGTTTTGGTGTTGGTGTCGATAATGACATTACAGTAGCTTCAGTTATGGCACTATTTTGTGCAATTAACAGGGCGTATAATTAA